The genomic region GCTGCGCCAGCGTCTTGCCGATGAATTCGAGCGTCGTCGGTGTGGCGCCGGCGCGGCTGTCCATGTCACGCTGGAACGGTGCGTTCATCAGCACGGCGGCGACATACCAGATGGCGATAAGGGCGAGCAGGATGGTGGTGACGGGGATGATCTTGTTTTTGAGGGTGTCGGATTTCACAGCGACTGCCCCCATTTGAGGTCGAATGCGCAGCCACCCCCCTCTGCCCTGCCGGGCATCTCCCCCACAGGGGGGGAGATCGACATGCGGAAACGGCCTCCCCAAACAACGAAAGGCCCCTGATCCAGCGTGGAATCAGTGAGGACCGACATGCTATCCTCTTGCCGATCTCCCCCCTTGTGGGGGAGATGCCCGGCAGGGCAGAGGGGGGTAAGCCTCGAACTCAACCGCCTAAACCTCATGGCTATGCCCCGTCCTCAGCCCTTCGCGAACGCGATGGGCGATCTCCAGAAACTCGGGGGTGTCGCGGATATCGAGCGGGCGTTCGGCTGGCAGCGTCGAGTCGATCACATCGGTGACGCGGCCCGGGCGCGGCGACATCACCACGATCTTGGTCGAGAGATAGACTGCTTCGGGGATGGAATGGGTGACGAAGCAGATCGTCTTGTTGGTGCGGGCCCAGAGTTTCAGCAGTTCTTCGTTCAAATGATCGCGGACGATTTCATCGAGTGCGCCGAAGGGTTCGTCCATCAGCAGCAGGTCGGCGTCGAAGGCGAGCGCGCGGGCGATCGAGGCGCGCTGCTGCATGCCGCCGGAGAGCTGCCAGGGGAATTTCTTCTCGAAGCCGGACAGGCTGACGAGATCGAGCGCTTCGGCGATGCGCCGCGCCCGGTCGGCGCTGGAATAGCCCATGATCTCCAGCGGCAGGGCGATGTTGTTTTCGATGGTGCGCCAGGGATAGAGCGCCGGCGCCTGAAAGACATAGCCATAGGCGCGGGCCTTGCGGGCTTCCTCCGGCGTCATGCCGTTGATCGAGATTTCGCCGGAGGTGCTCTTTTCAAGATCGGCGATGACGCGCAGGAAAGTCGTCTTGCCGCAGCCCGATGGGCCGATGAAGGAGACGAAATCGCCCTTGCGGACATCGAGATTGACATCGCTCAGCGCATTCACCGGGCCGTCATTCGCCTGGTAGGTGAGACAGAGATCCTTGGCGGATACGACGGAGGGTGCTTGCATCAATGCGACCGTTCTTGTTTTCGCCGCGGGGAGGCGGTTTGCGTGTTACCATCGCCGCAGGCCCTGCCGGCGGCACATTTCATGGAGGAAGAGAATGGACGCGACATCACAACCCACCTGCCACATCGTTCGGCCCAACCATGCCTATGACGGCAAGCAGGGGCTCAGCTATTTCGAAGGGATAGCGGCCGAGACGGTCGGCGCCAAGGGCATCTGCATGCATCTCCTGACGATCCCGCCCGGCGTGCGCGCCAAGGCGCATCTGCATGAGGCGCATGAAACGGCGATCTACATGCTCTCCGGCGAGGCCCATACCTGGTACGGCGACCGGCTCGAACACCACATCGTCGTCCATGCCGGCGAACTTTTCTATATCCCGGCCGGCGTGCCGCACCTGCCGGCAAACCTCAGCAGCACGCCGTGCACGGCGGTTATCGCCCGCACCGACCCGAACGAGCAGGAAAGCGTCGTGCTGCTGCCGGAGCTGGATGCGCTGGTGCCGGCCTGAGGTCATAGGCATGGAGAGGCCGTTCCCCGGTTGATGGCGGTATCGTCGCGCACCATCATCACACGCCGGTCGCCGGAATGCCGCTGCGCGTCACCTTACGCGGGGCGGTGATCTCCTTCCACTGGGACAGCGCCTTGCTGACGGCCGTCACCGGTTCGCGCCGGACGAACTCGCCGTGGCCCTCCTGGGTCTTGATGGTGCTCTCCTCGATCGCGACGACGCCGCGCGTCAGCGTGTAGCGCGGCAGGCCGGTCACTTCCTTGCCTTCGAAGACGTTGTAGTCGATCGCCGACTGCTGAGCCTTGGAAGAGATGATCTTGGACCGCTTCGGATCCCAGACGACGATATCGGCATCGGCGCCGACGAGGATAGCGCCCTTCTTCGGATAGATGTTGAGGATCTTGGCGATATTGGTCGAGGTGACGGCGACGAATTCGTTCATCGTCAGCCGGCCGGTGTTGACGCCGTGGGTCCAGAGCATCGGCATGCGGTCTTCAAGGCCGCCGGTGCCGTTCGGGATCTTGGTGAAGTCGCCGACGCCGAAGCGCTTCTGTGCCGTCGTGAAGGCGCAATGGTCGGTGGCGACGACCTGCAGCGAGCCGGAGGCAAGCCCCGCCCAGAGTGAGTCCTGATGCTGCTTGTTGCGGAAGGGCGGCGACATGACGCGGCGGGCGGCGTG from Rhizobium sp. BT03 harbors:
- a CDS encoding ABC transporter ATP-binding protein produces the protein MQAPSVVSAKDLCLTYQANDGPVNALSDVNLDVRKGDFVSFIGPSGCGKTTFLRVIADLEKSTSGEISINGMTPEEARKARAYGYVFQAPALYPWRTIENNIALPLEIMGYSSADRARRIAEALDLVSLSGFEKKFPWQLSGGMQQRASIARALAFDADLLLMDEPFGALDEIVRDHLNEELLKLWARTNKTICFVTHSIPEAVYLSTKIVVMSPRPGRVTDVIDSTLPAERPLDIRDTPEFLEIAHRVREGLRTGHSHEV
- a CDS encoding cupin domain-containing protein — its product is MDATSQPTCHIVRPNHAYDGKQGLSYFEGIAAETVGAKGICMHLLTIPPGVRAKAHLHEAHETAIYMLSGEAHTWYGDRLEHHIVVHAGELFYIPAGVPHLPANLSSTPCTAVIARTDPNEQESVVLLPELDALVPA